In Pseudomonas fluorescens NCIMB 11764, a single window of DNA contains:
- a CDS encoding amino acid ABC transporter ATP-binding protein, with protein MSEAIKQPASPEGIIQMQGVNKWYGQFHVLKDINLNVKQGERIVLCGPSGSGKSTTIRCLNRLEEHQQGRIVVDGVELTNDLKQIETVRREVGMVFQHFNLFPHLTILQNCTLAPMWVRKMPKRKAEEIAMHYLERVRIPEQAHKFPGQLSGGQQQRVAIARALCMKPKIMLFDEPTSALDPEMVKEVLDTMIGLAEDGMTMLCVTHEMGFARTVANRVIFMDKGEIVEQAAPNDFFDNPQNDRTKLFLSQILH; from the coding sequence ATGAGTGAAGCGATCAAACAGCCTGCAAGCCCTGAAGGCATTATTCAGATGCAGGGCGTGAACAAGTGGTACGGCCAGTTCCACGTGTTGAAAGACATCAACCTGAACGTCAAGCAGGGCGAGCGTATCGTCCTGTGCGGCCCGTCGGGTTCCGGCAAATCCACCACCATCCGTTGCCTCAACCGTCTGGAAGAACACCAGCAGGGCCGGATCGTGGTCGATGGCGTGGAACTGACCAACGACCTCAAGCAGATCGAAACGGTCCGCCGCGAAGTCGGCATGGTGTTCCAGCACTTCAACCTGTTCCCGCACCTGACCATCCTGCAGAACTGCACGCTGGCGCCGATGTGGGTGCGCAAGATGCCCAAGCGCAAGGCCGAAGAAATCGCCATGCATTACCTGGAGCGCGTACGCATTCCGGAGCAGGCGCATAAATTCCCTGGGCAACTGTCCGGCGGTCAGCAGCAGCGTGTGGCGATTGCCCGTGCCCTGTGCATGAAACCGAAAATCATGCTGTTCGACGAACCGACTTCAGCGCTCGACCCGGAGATGGTGAAGGAAGTTCTCGACACCATGATCGGCCTGGCCGAAGACGGCATGACCATGCTCTGCGTGACCCACGAAATGGGCTTCGCCCGCACCGTGGCCAACCGCGTGATCTTCATGGACAAGGGCGAGATCGTCGAACAGGCTGCGCCGAACGACTTCTTCGACAACCCGCAGAACGATCGCACCAAGCTGTTCCTGAGCCAGATCCTGCATTGA
- a CDS encoding amino acid ABC transporter permease, with amino-acid sequence MSTHIFKPDMPPPSKVFGPMAWMRANMFSSWLNTLLTLFAFYLIYLVVPPILEWAIIDANWVGTTRADCTKEGACWVFIQQRFGQFMYGYYPMDLRWRVDLTVWLAVIGVAPLFISRFPRKAVYGLSFLVLYPIIAYFLLHGGLFGLTTVATSQWGGLMLTLVIATVGIAGALPLGIVLALGRRSNMPAIRVVCVTFIEFWRGVPLITVLFMSSVMLPLFLPEGMNFDKLLRALIGVILFQSAYVAEVVRGGLQAIPKGQYEAAAAMGLGYWRSMGLVILPQALKMVIPGIVNTFIALFKDTSLVIIIGLFDLLNSVKQAAADPKWLGMATEGYVFAALVFWIFCFGMSRYSMHLERKLDTGHKR; translated from the coding sequence ATGAGTACTCATATTTTCAAACCTGACATGCCGCCACCAAGCAAAGTCTTCGGGCCGATGGCGTGGATGCGCGCGAACATGTTCTCCAGCTGGCTCAACACCCTGCTGACCCTGTTCGCGTTCTACCTGATTTACCTGGTGGTTCCACCGATTCTGGAATGGGCGATCATCGACGCCAACTGGGTCGGCACGACCCGCGCCGACTGCACCAAGGAAGGCGCCTGCTGGGTGTTCATCCAGCAGCGATTCGGCCAGTTCATGTACGGCTACTACCCGATGGACCTGCGCTGGCGCGTAGACCTGACCGTGTGGCTGGCGGTGATCGGCGTGGCACCGTTGTTCATCTCGCGCTTCCCGCGTAAAGCGGTGTACGGGCTGAGCTTCCTGGTGCTGTACCCGATCATTGCCTACTTCCTGCTGCATGGCGGATTGTTCGGCCTGACCACCGTGGCGACCAGCCAGTGGGGCGGCCTGATGCTGACGCTGGTGATCGCCACCGTCGGCATTGCCGGCGCCCTGCCGCTGGGTATCGTCCTGGCCCTGGGCCGTCGTTCGAACATGCCGGCGATTCGAGTGGTCTGCGTGACCTTCATCGAATTCTGGCGCGGTGTGCCGTTGATCACGGTGCTGTTCATGTCCTCGGTGATGCTGCCGTTGTTCCTGCCTGAAGGCATGAACTTCGACAAACTGCTGCGGGCGCTGATCGGCGTGATCCTGTTCCAGTCGGCCTACGTCGCCGAAGTGGTGCGGGGCGGTCTGCAAGCGATTCCAAAAGGTCAGTACGAAGCGGCTGCGGCGATGGGCCTCGGTTACTGGCGCAGCATGGGTCTGGTGATTCTGCCGCAAGCCCTGAAGATGGTGATCCCGGGCATCGTCAACACCTTCATTGCGCTGTTCAAGGACACGAGCCTGGTGATCATCATCGGCCTGTTCGACTTGCTCAACAGCGTCAAACAAGCCGCTGCCGACCCGAAATGGCTGGGCATGGCCACTGAAGGCTATGTATTCGCGGCCCTGGTGTTCTGGATTTTCTGTTTTGGTATGTCCCGCTATTCCATGCATTTGGAACGTAAGCTGGACACAGGCCACAAGCGCTAA
- a CDS encoding amino acid ABC transporter permease: MQNSIGAPKQRLSLSDPKVRAWLFQIITIVAVVSMGWYLFDNTQTNLQHRGITSGFSFLERSAGFGIAQTLIDYTESDSYARVFVIGLLNTLLVTFIGVILATILGFIVGVSRLSKNWIIAKLATVYVEVFRNIPPLLQILFWYFAVFLTMPGPRNSHNFGDTFFVSSRGLNMPAALTADGFWPFAVSVVVAIVAIVLMCRWANKRFEATGVPFHKFWTGLALFLVIPALCALIFGAPLHWEMPKLQGFNFVGGWVLIPELLALTLALTVYTAAFIAEIVRSGIKSVSHGQTEAAHSLGLRNGPTLRKVIIPQALRVIIPPLTSQYLNLAKNSSLAAGIGYPEMVSLFAGTVLNQTGQAIEVIAITMSVYLAISISISLLMNWYNKRIALIER, encoded by the coding sequence ATGCAAAATTCAATCGGCGCACCAAAGCAGAGGCTCAGCCTCAGCGATCCCAAAGTGCGTGCGTGGCTATTTCAGATCATCACCATTGTGGCGGTGGTCTCGATGGGCTGGTATCTGTTCGACAACACGCAGACCAACCTTCAACACCGGGGCATTACCTCCGGTTTCAGCTTTCTGGAGCGCAGTGCCGGTTTCGGCATCGCTCAAACCCTGATCGACTACACCGAATCGGACAGCTATGCCCGGGTGTTTGTCATCGGCCTGCTCAACACGCTGCTGGTGACCTTCATCGGCGTGATCCTGGCGACGATCCTCGGGTTCATCGTCGGCGTGTCACGGCTGTCGAAGAACTGGATCATCGCCAAGCTGGCGACTGTTTATGTGGAAGTCTTCCGCAACATTCCCCCGCTGCTGCAAATCCTGTTCTGGTACTTCGCGGTGTTCCTGACCATGCCAGGGCCACGCAACAGTCATAACTTCGGTGACACCTTCTTCGTCAGCAGCCGCGGCCTGAACATGCCGGCCGCATTGACGGCGGACGGTTTCTGGCCGTTTGCGGTCAGCGTCGTCGTGGCCATCGTCGCCATCGTGCTGATGTGCCGCTGGGCCAACAAGCGTTTCGAAGCCACCGGCGTTCCGTTCCACAAGTTCTGGACCGGCCTGGCGTTGTTCCTGGTGATCCCGGCGTTGTGCGCGTTGATCTTCGGTGCCCCACTGCACTGGGAAATGCCCAAGCTGCAAGGTTTCAACTTCGTCGGTGGCTGGGTGCTGATCCCGGAACTGCTGGCGCTGACCCTGGCCCTGACCGTGTACACCGCGGCGTTCATCGCCGAGATCGTGCGTTCGGGCATCAAGTCGGTCAGCCACGGCCAGACCGAAGCGGCACACTCGCTGGGCCTGCGCAACGGTCCGACCCTGCGCAAGGTGATCATCCCGCAAGCCCTGCGCGTGATCATTCCACCGCTGACCAGCCAGTACCTGAACCTGGCGAAGAACTCCTCGCTGGCGGCCGGTATCGGTTATCCGGAAATGGTCTCGTTGTTTGCCGGTACGGTGCTGAACCAGACCGGGCAGGCGATCGAAGTCATTGCCATCACCATGAGCGTGTACCTGGCGATCAGTATCAGCATTTCCCTGCTGATGAACTGGTACAACAAGCGCATTGCGCTGATCGAGCGGTAA
- a CDS encoding amino acid ABC transporter substrate-binding protein, whose amino-acid sequence MKMLKSTLAIVTAAAVLGVSGFAQAGATLDAVQKKGFVQCGVSDGLPGFSVPDSTGKIVGIDADYCRAVAAAVFGDATKVKFSQLNAKERFTALQSGEIDILSRNTTMTSSRDSGMGLKFPGFITYYDGIGFLVNNKLGVKSAKELDGATICIQAGTTTELNVSDYFRGNGLKYTPITFDTSDESAKSLESGRCDVLTSDKSQLFAQRSKLASPKDYVVLPETISKEPLGPVVRNGDDEWLAIVRWVGYAMLNAEEAGVTSKNVEAEAKGTKNPDVARLLGTDGEYGKDLKVKKDWVVQIVKQVGNYGEVFEKNLGKSTPLEIDRGLNALWNNGGIQYAPPVR is encoded by the coding sequence ATGAAGATGTTGAAATCCACCCTGGCCATCGTGACTGCAGCCGCAGTACTCGGTGTCAGCGGGTTCGCTCAGGCGGGTGCAACCCTGGATGCAGTGCAGAAGAAAGGTTTCGTACAGTGCGGCGTCAGTGATGGCCTGCCTGGTTTTTCGGTTCCGGATTCCACTGGCAAGATCGTTGGTATCGATGCTGACTACTGCCGTGCTGTTGCCGCTGCCGTCTTTGGCGACGCGACCAAGGTCAAGTTCAGTCAGTTGAACGCCAAGGAGCGCTTCACCGCGCTGCAGTCCGGCGAAATCGACATCCTGTCGCGCAACACCACCATGACCAGCTCCCGTGACTCGGGCATGGGTCTGAAATTCCCAGGCTTCATCACTTACTACGACGGCATCGGCTTCCTGGTTAACAACAAACTCGGCGTCAAGAGCGCCAAGGAACTGGACGGCGCGACCATCTGCATCCAGGCCGGTACCACCACCGAGCTGAACGTTTCCGACTACTTCCGTGGCAACGGTCTGAAATACACCCCGATCACTTTCGACACCTCCGATGAAAGCGCCAAGTCGCTGGAATCGGGTCGTTGCGACGTACTGACTTCCGACAAGTCCCAACTGTTTGCCCAGCGCAGCAAGCTGGCTTCGCCGAAGGACTACGTGGTTCTGCCGGAAACCATTTCCAAGGAACCGCTGGGCCCGGTCGTGCGTAACGGCGATGACGAGTGGCTGGCTATCGTGCGCTGGGTTGGCTACGCCATGCTCAACGCTGAAGAAGCAGGCGTGACCTCGAAAAACGTTGAAGCCGAAGCCAAGGGCACCAAGAACCCGGACGTTGCACGTCTGCTGGGTACCGACGGTGAATACGGCAAAGACCTGAAAGTGAAGAAAGACTGGGTCGTCCAGATCGTCAAGCAAGTGGGTAACTATGGCGAAGTGTTCGAGAAGAACCTCGGCAAGAGCACTCCTCTGGAAATTGACCGCGGGCTGAACGCTCTGTGGAACAACGGCGGCATTCAATACGCACCACCAGTGCGCTGA
- a CDS encoding alpha/beta hydrolase, translating into MTEPLILEPVKPADACVIWLHGLGADRYDFLPVAEALQETLLTTRFILPQAPTCAVTINGGYEMPSWYDILAMSPARAINREQLEESSDRIIKLIDVQRAAGIDASRIFLAGFSQGGAVVFHTAFLKWQGPLGGVLALSTYAPTFSDELELCASQQRIPVLSLHGQYDDVVQNSMGRTAYEYLKQRGVTVTWQEYPMGHEVLPEEIRDIGVWLGERLR; encoded by the coding sequence ATGACCGAGCCCCTTATCCTTGAACCCGTCAAGCCCGCAGACGCCTGCGTTATCTGGCTGCACGGCCTGGGCGCCGACCGTTACGACTTCCTGCCGGTGGCCGAAGCGTTACAGGAAACCTTGCTGACCACTCGCTTCATTCTCCCTCAGGCACCGACCTGCGCCGTGACTATCAACGGTGGCTACGAGATGCCGAGCTGGTACGACATATTGGCCATGAGTCCTGCACGCGCGATCAACCGCGAGCAGCTTGAAGAGTCGTCGGACAGGATCATTAAATTGATCGACGTGCAGCGAGCCGCTGGAATAGACGCCTCGCGGATATTCCTGGCAGGCTTTTCCCAGGGCGGCGCCGTGGTGTTCCATACCGCATTCCTGAAATGGCAGGGGCCGTTGGGTGGCGTACTTGCCCTCTCTACTTATGCACCGACTTTCAGTGATGAACTGGAGCTTTGCGCCAGCCAGCAGCGCATTCCGGTGCTGTCCCTGCACGGTCAGTACGATGATGTGGTGCAGAACTCGATGGGACGGACCGCCTACGAGTATTTAAAGCAGCGTGGTGTCACCGTGACATGGCAGGAATACCCAATGGGTCACGAAGTGTTACCCGAGGAGATTCGCGACATCGGCGTCTGGCTCGGCGAGCGCTTGCGTTAA
- the rhlB gene encoding ATP-dependent RNA helicase RhlB: MTVLKALKKMFGKSETEQLAPVSSAPSHTPSHRTDGNQPGRTAPVSAPKHAPTPAPATPAVEAIAAEAPSGEAAKPARPRREPKPKAPVIPWKLEDFVVEPQEGKTRFHDFKLAPELMHAIQDLGFPYCTPIQAQVLGFTLAGKDAIGRAQTGTGKTAAFLISIITQLLQTPPPKERYMGEPRALIIAPTRELVVQIAKDAADLTKYTGLNVMTFVGGMDFDKQLKHLEARHCDILVATPGRLLDFNQRGDVHLDMVEVMVLDEADRMLDMGFIPQVRQIIRQTPPKNERQTLLFSATFTEDVMNLAKQWTTDPSIVEIESQNVASENVEQHIYAVAGADKYKLLYNLVNDNGWERVMVFANRKDEVRRIEERLVRDGVNAAQLSGDVPQHKRIKTLEGFREGKIRVLVATDVAGRGIHIDGISHVINFTLPEVPDDYVHRIGRTGRAGADGVSISFAGEDDSYQLPSIEALLGRKISCETPPTHLLRAVERKRP, from the coding sequence ATGACCGTGCTCAAAGCACTCAAGAAAATGTTCGGTAAAAGCGAGACTGAGCAGCTCGCGCCAGTCTCCAGCGCTCCGTCTCACACCCCCAGCCACCGCACCGACGGTAATCAGCCTGGCCGGACCGCACCCGTATCGGCACCGAAACACGCGCCGACGCCTGCACCAGCCACCCCCGCTGTCGAAGCCATTGCCGCTGAAGCCCCGTCCGGCGAAGCCGCGAAACCTGCCAGGCCGCGTCGCGAGCCCAAGCCAAAAGCACCGGTCATCCCCTGGAAACTTGAAGATTTCGTCGTAGAACCCCAGGAAGGCAAAACCCGTTTCCACGATTTCAAGCTTGCCCCGGAACTGATGCACGCCATCCAGGATCTCGGCTTTCCGTATTGCACGCCGATTCAGGCCCAGGTGCTGGGCTTCACTCTCGCGGGCAAAGACGCCATCGGTCGCGCCCAGACCGGCACGGGTAAAACCGCTGCATTCCTGATTTCGATCATTACCCAGTTGCTGCAAACCCCACCGCCGAAAGAGCGCTACATGGGCGAGCCTCGGGCGCTGATTATCGCGCCGACCCGTGAACTGGTTGTGCAGATCGCCAAGGACGCCGCCGACCTGACCAAGTACACCGGCCTCAACGTCATGACGTTTGTCGGCGGCATGGACTTCGACAAGCAGCTCAAGCACCTCGAAGCGCGTCATTGCGACATCCTCGTCGCGACGCCGGGCCGCCTGCTCGACTTCAACCAGCGCGGCGACGTGCACCTGGACATGGTCGAAGTCATGGTCCTGGACGAAGCCGACCGCATGCTCGACATGGGTTTCATCCCGCAAGTGCGTCAGATCATTCGCCAGACGCCGCCAAAGAACGAGCGCCAGACGCTGTTGTTCTCCGCGACGTTCACCGAAGACGTGATGAACCTCGCCAAGCAATGGACCACCGACCCGTCGATCGTCGAGATCGAGTCGCAGAACGTGGCCAGCGAAAACGTCGAACAGCACATCTACGCGGTGGCCGGTGCCGACAAATACAAACTGCTCTACAACCTGGTCAACGACAACGGTTGGGAGCGGGTGATGGTCTTCGCCAACCGCAAGGATGAAGTGCGGCGCATCGAAGAACGCCTGGTACGCGACGGCGTCAATGCCGCGCAATTGTCCGGCGACGTGCCGCAACACAAGCGCATCAAGACGCTTGAAGGCTTTCGCGAAGGCAAGATCCGCGTGTTGGTGGCCACCGATGTCGCCGGTCGCGGCATTCACATCGACGGCATCAGCCACGTGATCAACTTCACCCTGCCGGAAGTCCCGGACGACTACGTGCACCGTATCGGCCGTACCGGTCGTGCCGGCGCCGACGGTGTGTCCATCAGTTTTGCCGGGGAAGATGATTCCTACCAGCTACCGTCCATCGAAGCGCTGCTGGGTCGCAAGATCAGCTGTGAAACGCCACCGACGCATCTGTTGCGGGCGGTTGAGCGCAAGCGCCCGTAA
- a CDS encoding ornithine cyclodeaminase family protein — protein MSSTPFVITQPQARELLAQVDVPQILRKLFRDLATGQAVQPAQQLVEFPKGAGDFINYLGVLAEDGVYGVKTSPYIVREQGPLVTAWTLLMSMQTGQPLLLCDAGELTTARTAATTAVAVDALAPLNAQRLAIIGSGKVALAHLHYVKGLRDWQSIHLFSPNLSDLSPEALSEIKSLDPRLKLVDSREAAVEDADVIMLCTSSAGPVIEPSSLSKPALITSISTNAPRAHEVPPQSLNDMQVFCDYRLTTPGSAGEMLIAGEQHGWDTNAIVGDLPDLISEKVQRPRYDRHVFFRSIGLGLEDIALANAIYRLHS, from the coding sequence ATGTCCAGCACGCCTTTTGTGATCACCCAACCCCAGGCCCGTGAATTGTTGGCACAGGTCGACGTGCCGCAGATCCTGCGCAAACTGTTCCGCGACCTGGCCACCGGGCAAGCGGTGCAACCGGCGCAGCAACTGGTGGAATTCCCCAAGGGTGCCGGCGACTTCATCAACTACCTGGGCGTGCTGGCCGAAGACGGGGTCTACGGGGTCAAGACGTCGCCCTACATCGTGCGCGAACAAGGCCCGCTGGTGACCGCATGGACCTTGCTGATGTCGATGCAGACCGGCCAGCCGCTGTTGCTCTGCGATGCGGGCGAACTGACCACTGCGCGTACCGCCGCAACCACCGCCGTCGCTGTCGACGCCCTTGCCCCGTTGAACGCCCAACGCCTGGCGATCATCGGCAGTGGCAAGGTTGCCCTGGCGCACCTGCATTACGTCAAAGGTTTGCGCGACTGGCAAAGCATCCACCTTTTCTCGCCAAACCTGAGCGACCTCAGCCCTGAAGCCCTGTCCGAGATCAAAAGCCTCGATCCACGCCTGAAGCTCGTCGACAGTCGCGAAGCGGCCGTTGAGGACGCCGACGTCATCATGCTGTGCACCTCGTCTGCTGGTCCGGTGATCGAGCCGTCCAGCCTGAGCAAACCAGCGCTGATCACCTCCATCAGCACCAACGCTCCACGCGCCCACGAAGTGCCGCCGCAGAGCCTCAACGACATGCAGGTGTTCTGCGACTATCGTCTGACCACTCCGGGCTCGGCGGGCGAAATGCTGATTGCCGGTGAGCAACATGGCTGGGACACGAACGCGATTGTCGGCGACCTGCCGGACTTGATCAGCGAAAAAGTCCAGCGCCCCCGCTACGACCGCCACGTATTCTTCCGCTCCATCGGCCTGGGCCTGGAAGACATCGCGCTGGCCAATGCCATTTACCGCCTACATTCCTGA
- a CDS encoding NAD(P)/FAD-dependent oxidoreductase produces the protein MSQADFIIIGGGIAGASTGFWLSQHARVIVLERESHPAYHSTGRSAALFTAAYGTPQVRALTQASRDFFDAPPAGFCEHPLLTPRGEMTVDFTGDPAELNNQYLSAKATVPEMQLLSADEACARLPILRREKVHGAIYDPTASDIDTDALHQGYLRGIRRNKGEVHTDTEVLSLTRDGEDVWQVRTNGQTFSAPVIINAAGAWADKIGELAGARPLGLQPKRRAAFIFAGPEGVDIHHWPMLVSLDESFYMKPDAGMFLGSPANADPVEPHDVQPEELDIAMGIYQIEEATTLTIRRPTRTWAGLRSFVADGDLLSGFDLQVPGLFWVAAQGGYGIQTSPAMGQASAALVRGVPLPEQLTRFGLDAGMLSPARLG, from the coding sequence ATGAGCCAGGCAGATTTCATCATCATCGGCGGCGGGATTGCCGGCGCTTCCACCGGTTTCTGGCTGTCGCAGCACGCCCGGGTGATTGTGCTCGAACGCGAATCCCATCCGGCCTATCACTCCACCGGACGCTCGGCTGCGCTGTTCACCGCCGCTTATGGAACACCGCAGGTCCGGGCACTGACCCAGGCCAGCCGCGATTTTTTCGACGCCCCACCCGCCGGCTTCTGCGAACACCCGCTGCTGACCCCGCGTGGCGAGATGACCGTGGACTTCACCGGCGACCCGGCCGAATTGAACAATCAATACCTCAGCGCCAAGGCCACGGTGCCCGAGATGCAACTGCTCAGCGCCGACGAAGCCTGTGCACGCCTGCCGATCCTGCGCCGGGAAAAAGTCCACGGTGCGATCTACGACCCGACCGCCAGCGACATCGACACCGATGCCCTGCACCAGGGTTACCTGCGCGGCATCCGGCGCAATAAAGGTGAAGTGCATACCGACACGGAAGTCCTGAGCCTGACCCGCGACGGCGAAGACGTGTGGCAGGTCCGGACCAACGGCCAGACCTTCAGCGCCCCGGTCATCATCAACGCCGCCGGCGCCTGGGCCGACAAGATCGGCGAACTGGCCGGCGCCAGGCCGCTGGGTCTGCAACCGAAGCGCCGTGCGGCCTTCATCTTCGCCGGACCAGAAGGCGTGGACATCCACCATTGGCCGATGCTGGTCAGCCTCGACGAGTCGTTCTACATGAAGCCCGACGCCGGCATGTTCCTCGGCTCACCGGCCAACGCCGACCCGGTGGAACCGCACGACGTGCAGCCCGAAGAACTGGACATCGCCATGGGCATCTACCAGATCGAAGAAGCCACCACCCTGACCATCCGCCGTCCGACCCGCACCTGGGCCGGCTTGCGCAGCTTCGTGGCCGACGGCGACTTGCTGTCCGGTTTCGATCTGCAGGTACCCGGCTTGTTCTGGGTGGCCGCGCAAGGCGGTTATGGCATCCAGACCTCGCCCGCCATGGGCCAGGCCAGCGCCGCACTGGTGCGCGGCGTGCCCTTGCCCGAGCAACTCACGCGCTTCGGCCTGGATGCCGGGATGCTCTCCCCCGCTCGCCTGGGCTGA
- a CDS encoding helix-turn-helix transcriptional regulator — MNAPLKDPALDNFRAIADAIATLFFPHAEVVLHDLRTQKVDYIANNLSKREVGDDSALEDMLSDDISERNIGPYEKLNWDGQKIRSLSSVLRDSNGHPLAVLCINLNISLFENAKAALDLFLSPSKLIPQPDSLFRDDWQERINTFLHGWLRERQLSLNLLTRDHKRELVLALHAEGAFKGKSASNYVANVLNMGRATVYKHLKELKG; from the coding sequence ATGAACGCACCTTTAAAAGACCCGGCCCTGGACAACTTCCGAGCGATTGCCGATGCCATCGCCACGTTGTTCTTTCCCCACGCCGAGGTGGTGCTGCACGATCTGCGCACACAGAAAGTCGATTACATCGCCAATAACCTGTCGAAGCGGGAAGTCGGTGACGACTCCGCGCTGGAAGACATGCTCAGCGATGACATCAGCGAACGGAACATCGGCCCGTACGAAAAACTGAATTGGGATGGTCAGAAGATTCGTAGCCTGAGCAGCGTGCTGCGCGACAGCAACGGTCATCCACTGGCCGTGCTGTGCATCAATCTGAATATTTCGCTGTTCGAAAATGCCAAGGCCGCGCTGGACCTGTTCCTGTCACCGAGCAAGTTGATCCCGCAACCGGACTCACTGTTTCGCGATGACTGGCAGGAGAGGATCAACACCTTCCTCCACGGCTGGCTGCGCGAGCGTCAGCTGAGCCTGAACCTGCTGACCCGCGACCATAAACGCGAACTGGTGCTGGCCCTGCACGCCGAAGGCGCCTTCAAGGGCAAAAGCGCCTCCAACTATGTGGCAAACGTGCTGAACATGGGACGGGCGACGGTGTACAAACACCTGAAGGAATTGAAAGGCTGA
- the hmpA gene encoding NO-inducible flavohemoprotein, with amino-acid sequence MLSVQDRAIVKSTVPLLESGGEALITHFYRMMLSEYPEVRPLFNQAHQASGDQPRALANGVLMYARHIDQLDQLGDLVAKIINKHVALQILPEHYPIVGTCLLRAISEVLGDEIATPEVMSAWGAAYGQLAEILIGAETSIYDQKEQAPGGWRGARAFIVAAKVEESAEITSFYFEPADKGPILAAEPGQYIGMKLILDGEEIRRNYSLSALANKGQYRISVKREHGGRASNHLHDQLHVGASIQLFPPSGEFTLTDSDKPLVLISGGVGITPTLAMLEAALKTQRPVHFIHCARNGSVHAFRDWIDGLAERHPQLKRFYCYDEDDGVSPAAHKVGLLSQEQLGEWLPQQRDLDAYFLGPKGFMAAVKRHLKALGVPEKQSRYEFFGPASALE; translated from the coding sequence ATGCTTAGCGTTCAAGACCGTGCAATCGTCAAATCCACTGTGCCGTTGCTGGAAAGCGGTGGCGAAGCATTGATCACGCATTTCTACCGCATGATGCTCTCCGAATACCCGGAAGTCCGCCCGCTGTTCAACCAGGCTCACCAGGCCAGCGGTGATCAGCCCCGCGCCCTGGCCAACGGCGTATTGATGTATGCGCGCCACATCGATCAGCTCGACCAGTTGGGCGACCTGGTGGCCAAGATCATCAACAAGCACGTGGCCCTGCAAATTCTCCCGGAACACTACCCGATTGTCGGCACTTGCCTGTTGCGTGCGATTTCCGAGGTGCTGGGTGACGAGATCGCCACGCCGGAAGTGATGAGTGCCTGGGGCGCCGCTTACGGTCAACTGGCCGAAATCCTGATCGGCGCTGAAACCAGCATCTACGACCAGAAAGAGCAGGCGCCGGGCGGCTGGCGCGGTGCGCGGGCATTCATCGTCGCGGCCAAGGTCGAGGAAAGCGCGGAAATCACCTCGTTCTACTTTGAGCCGGCGGACAAAGGTCCGATCCTCGCCGCAGAACCCGGCCAGTACATCGGCATGAAACTGATCCTCGATGGAGAAGAGATTCGTCGTAACTATTCGCTGTCAGCCCTGGCGAACAAAGGCCAGTACCGCATCAGCGTCAAGCGTGAACACGGTGGCCGCGCCTCGAACCATCTGCACGATCAATTGCATGTAGGCGCCAGCATTCAGTTGTTTCCGCCATCGGGCGAATTCACCCTGACCGACAGCGACAAACCGTTGGTGCTGATCAGCGGCGGCGTCGGCATCACCCCGACCCTGGCCATGCTCGAAGCGGCGCTGAAAACCCAGCGGCCGGTGCACTTTATCCACTGCGCACGCAACGGCAGCGTCCACGCTTTCCGCGACTGGATTGATGGATTGGCCGAGCGTCACCCGCAACTCAAGCGCTTCTATTGCTACGACGAAGATGACGGCGTCAGCCCGGCGGCACACAAGGTCGGGTTGTTGAGCCAGGAACAACTGGGCGAGTGGCTGCCGCAGCAGCGCGATCTGGACGCTTACTTCCTGGGACCTAAAGGCTTCATGGCGGCGGTGAAGCGTCACCTGAAAGCCTTGGGCGTGCCTGAGAAGCAAAGCCGTTATGAGTTCTTCGGCCCGGCTTCGGCGCTGGAATAA